One window from the genome of Palaemon carinicauda isolate YSFRI2023 chromosome 24, ASM3689809v2, whole genome shotgun sequence encodes:
- the LOC137617880 gene encoding centriolin-like: MPKAKNISQGRYFLRSAPRQDEKINPGEKFTGHSRMINVDPLEDWRSRNPIAKKCHLKKRGLTQHKEEGTLADESYQLHNATMQNLHDEAERLRQQLDEQAREKASLEKSLQEKEQKASEQRYKLRLFKGHLDLIASTLEERDPGKHLILNLLKEMPE, encoded by the exons ATGCCGAAAGCAAAGAATATATCCCAAGGACGATACTTCCTCCGGTCGGCTCCTCGACAAG atgaaaagaTAAATCCAGGAGAAAAATTCACAGGCCATTCAAGAATGATAAACGTTGACCCCCTGGAGGATTGGAGATCGCGTAATCCCATAGCAAAAAAATGTCACTTAAAAAAGAGAGG GCTTACTCAGCATAAGGAAGAAGGAACTCTGGCCGACGAATCCTATCAGTTGCACAACGCGACCATGCAAAATTTGCACGACGAAGCCGAGAGGCTGAGACAACAGCTTGACGAGCAGGCGAGGGAAAAGGCCAGCTTGGAAAAATCGCTACAAGAAAAGGAACAGAAGGCTAGCGAACAGAGGTATAAGCTGAGACTCTTCAAGGGCCACCTTGACCTGATCGCGAGCACTCTAGAGGAAAGAGATCCGGGCAAACATCTTATcctgaatcttttaaaagaaatGCCAGAGTAA